In Mercurialis annua linkage group LG5, ddMerAnnu1.2, whole genome shotgun sequence, a single genomic region encodes these proteins:
- the LOC126683147 gene encoding uncharacterized protein LOC126683147: protein MVNTIAIYTPLLHGLLKLAGMKPQAVELEPGTTVHFWIPTKPTNKPVVVLLHGFGLNGILTWQFQILSLAREYAIYVPDFLFFGESITDKPNRSPAFQAECIAMSLRKLGVEKCSLVGLSYGGMVGFVMAAMYPDLVKSMVVSGSVLALTESITSTGLQRIGFSSWNEYLLPETVEGVKNMLEIASYKLPWMPSFVFRHILEVMFDNRKERNELLDTLITKDKDFTIAHFSQSQNIHLLWGENDRIFNLEVAQNLREQLEGKAPLHCIKKAGHLVPMERPCFYNSQLKKILATIYH from the exons ATGGTGAACACTATAGCAATCTACACGCCATTATTGCATGGCCTGCTAAAGCTAGCCGGTATGAAACCTCAAGCAGTAGAGCTCGAGCCAGGCACAACCGTCCACTTCTGGATCCCAACCAAACCCACCAACAAACCAGTTGTGGTGCTTCTACATGGTTTCGGACTAAACGGAATTCTCACATGGCAGTTTCAGATTCTATCTTTGGCAAGAGAATACGCGATTTACGTCCCGGATTTCCTTTTCTTCGGAGAATCTATCACCGATAAACCCAACAGATCACCAGCGTTCCAAGCCGAGTGTATAGCCATGAGTTTAAGGAAACTTGGAGTGGAGAAGTGCAGTTTGGTAGGGTTGAGCTATGGAGGAATGGTTGGGTTCGTTATGGCTGCCATGTACCCTGATTTAGTCAAGTCAATGGTTGTGTCGGGCTCGGTTTTGGCTTTGACTGAGTCCATTACTTCTACTGGTTTACAAAGAATTGGATTCTCTTCTTGGAATGAATATTTGTTGCCTGAAACAGTGGAGGGTGTGAAAAATATGTTGGAGATTGCTTCCTATAAGCTTCCTTGGATGCCAAGCTTTGTTTTTCGACATATTTTGGAG gtGATGTTTGACAATAGGAAGGAAAGAAATGAACTTCTAGACACATTGATAACAAAGGACAAGGACTTTACCATTGCTCACTTCTCACAATCACAG AATATCCATCTTTTATGGGGAGAAAATGACAGAATTTTCAACTTAGAAGTAGCTCAAAACTTGCGAGA GCAACTTGAAGGAAAGGCACCTTTGCATTGCATAAAAAAGGCAGGTCATCTTGTTCCAATGGAAAGACCATGTTTTTATAATAGCCAACTCAAGAAAATTCTTGCCACTATTTATCATTAA
- the LOC126683148 gene encoding protein RADIALIS-like 3, producing the protein MSSSYQESRNSSCSWTARENKLFERALALYDRETPDRWHNIAKAVGGKSAEEVKRHYAVLIEDVKHIESGRVPFPKYK; encoded by the coding sequence ATGTCTTCAAGCTACCAAGAATCGAGAAACTCGAGCTGTTCTTGGACCGCGAGAGAGAACAAACTGTTCGAGAGGGCACTCGCCTTGTACGACAGGGAGACGCCCGATAGATGGCATAACATAGCCAAAGCTGTTGGTGGCAAATCCGCCGAAGAAGTGAAACGACACTATGCAGTTCTGATTGAAGATGTTAAGCATATTGAGTCTGGTCGTGTTCCTTTTCCTAAGTATAAGTGA